A genomic window from Cutibacterium acnes includes:
- a CDS encoding L-ribulose-5-phosphate 4-epimerase, translating to MLEKLKTDVCRGNLGLPRHGLVTWTSGNLSARDPETGLVVIKPSGMLYDAMTPDDMVVVDLDGKVVEGHRGASSDTASHLYVYRRRDDIRSIIHTHSTFATAWAATGQDIPCAVTAIADEFGGPVPCGDYAQIGTEQIGEQIMRFIDQSPAVLLKKHGVFTVGTSIEKAIKAAVMVEDVAKTLTYAKLIGEISPLPQSEIDSNHDRYTNRYGTAAASTGVTA from the coding sequence ATGCTTGAAAAGCTCAAGACAGACGTCTGTCGAGGCAACCTCGGACTGCCCCGTCATGGACTTGTGACGTGGACCTCGGGCAACCTGTCCGCTCGGGACCCTGAGACCGGCCTTGTCGTCATCAAGCCGTCCGGGATGCTGTATGACGCTATGACCCCGGACGATATGGTTGTTGTCGACCTTGACGGCAAGGTCGTGGAGGGGCATCGAGGAGCGTCCTCCGATACCGCCTCACACTTGTATGTCTACCGACGTCGCGACGACATTCGGAGCATTATCCACACCCATTCCACCTTCGCCACCGCGTGGGCGGCCACTGGCCAGGACATCCCCTGTGCAGTGACGGCCATCGCTGATGAGTTTGGGGGGCCAGTGCCGTGCGGCGACTACGCCCAGATTGGCACTGAACAGATTGGTGAGCAGATCATGAGGTTCATTGACCAGTCGCCAGCGGTGCTACTCAAAAAGCATGGTGTCTTCACTGTCGGCACCTCGATCGAGAAGGCCATCAAAGCAGCTGTCATGGTTGAGGACGTCGCCAAGACCCTCACCTACGCCAAACTCATCGGCGAGATCTCCCCACTTCCACAGTCGGAGATCGACTCCAACCACGATCGATACACCAACCGTTACGGCACTGCGGCAGCATCCACGGGGGTGACGGCATGA
- a CDS encoding VIT family protein: MGLSLAKPPHTKRQGSLSFLVGSLGQGHSNGVSITAHGVNTPREETEMSSIPNMSALALAHDASSTESTRSSTPSRQPHEPDKGTGSLNSKLNWLRAAVLGANDGIISTAGIVMGVAGATVDRSSLLIAGLAGLAAGALSMAGGEYVSVSSQRDIEKTVMAKETAELRDFPDEELEELTGIYTEKGLSRGTARQVALELTAHDPLRAHAEAELGLDPDEYTNPWHAAFASMAAFTVGALVPLLAMVCSPTATRVYITITATIVGLFLTGLGSALASGSGKTRPVARNIIVGMCSMTITYLTGHLVGTRV, encoded by the coding sequence ATGGGTTTGAGTCTAGCGAAACCTCCCCACACCAAGCGTCAGGGTTCCCTGTCCTTCCTTGTAGGCAGTCTCGGACAAGGGCACAGTAACGGAGTGAGCATCACGGCGCACGGCGTGAACACGCCTAGGGAGGAGACGGAGATGTCCTCTATCCCGAACATGTCTGCCTTGGCCCTCGCGCACGACGCTTCTTCGACCGAATCAACTCGCTCTTCGACGCCCAGCCGTCAGCCTCACGAACCTGACAAGGGCACGGGTAGCCTCAATTCGAAACTCAATTGGTTACGTGCCGCAGTGCTGGGCGCCAACGACGGCATCATTTCGACAGCCGGCATCGTGATGGGCGTCGCTGGCGCCACCGTCGACCGTTCCTCCCTCCTTATTGCTGGTCTGGCTGGTCTGGCCGCCGGCGCTTTGTCGATGGCTGGCGGCGAGTATGTCTCCGTGAGCTCCCAGCGCGACATTGAAAAGACCGTCATGGCTAAGGAAACCGCTGAGCTACGCGACTTCCCTGACGAGGAGCTTGAGGAGCTCACGGGGATCTACACGGAAAAGGGGTTGTCCCGTGGCACTGCTCGTCAGGTGGCTCTGGAACTCACCGCCCACGACCCGCTGCGTGCCCATGCCGAGGCCGAGCTAGGCCTTGACCCCGACGAATACACCAACCCGTGGCATGCCGCCTTCGCCTCGATGGCGGCGTTCACCGTCGGCGCCCTAGTGCCACTGCTGGCCATGGTATGTTCCCCGACGGCGACCCGGGTCTACATCACCATCACCGCAACGATCGTCGGCCTGTTCCTCACCGGTTTGGGCTCGGCTCTTGCCAGTGGCAGCGGAAAGACCCGTCCAGTCGCCCGCAATATCATCGTCGGTATGTGTTCCATGACGATCACCTATCTCACCGGTCACCTCGTCGGTACGCGGGTGTAA
- a CDS encoding L-ribulose-5-phosphate 3-epimerase, translating into MTESLTDGVTLGIYEKALVGNPLATDDDWRRFLNQVPEAGFSFVDLSVDESEERMARLGWDQRRRRMVRHCVEATETAIGGVCLSVHRRIGPGSADPAVRQRAREVMGEGLQLCHDLGAPVLQVAGYYCYYEQMNDHAEQWYTDLLLDAVPMAARLGVVMGIENVDGTDVTSIRKAMEFVKLADSPYLQVYPDLGNIAEQQLDVVTELEAGRGHMVAIHVKDVRPGEPRRVPMGEGTVDWDESFAVLAEQGWRGRMMIEMWNDDAPDSNTRSASARQFIEEHLRTAGIPVRRALF; encoded by the coding sequence ATGACCGAATCGCTGACCGACGGGGTGACCCTCGGCATCTATGAGAAAGCCCTCGTCGGCAACCCCTTGGCTACCGACGACGACTGGCGACGCTTCCTAAACCAGGTACCCGAGGCAGGATTCAGCTTCGTCGACCTGTCCGTCGATGAGTCTGAAGAGAGGATGGCACGGCTCGGATGGGACCAGCGCCGGCGTCGCATGGTGCGCCATTGCGTTGAGGCCACAGAAACCGCTATTGGTGGTGTCTGCTTGTCGGTACATCGGCGTATTGGCCCTGGTAGTGCCGACCCAGCCGTGCGCCAGCGAGCTCGGGAGGTGATGGGCGAAGGATTGCAGCTGTGCCACGACCTTGGCGCTCCTGTGCTTCAGGTCGCGGGGTATTACTGCTACTACGAGCAGATGAACGACCATGCCGAGCAGTGGTACACCGACCTCCTGCTCGATGCCGTCCCGATGGCTGCACGGCTGGGGGTCGTCATGGGCATCGAGAATGTTGACGGCACCGACGTCACCTCTATCCGGAAGGCGATGGAGTTTGTCAAGCTTGCCGACTCGCCCTACCTGCAGGTGTACCCAGACCTTGGCAACATTGCCGAGCAACAGCTTGACGTCGTGACCGAACTCGAGGCCGGGCGGGGCCACATGGTCGCGATCCACGTCAAGGATGTTAGGCCGGGCGAGCCTCGTCGGGTACCAATGGGGGAGGGCACCGTCGACTGGGACGAGTCCTTCGCTGTCCTTGCTGAGCAGGGTTGGCGCGGCCGAATGATGATCGAGATGTGGAACGACGACGCTCCCGATTCCAACACGCGCAGTGCGTCAGCACGCCAGTTCATAGAGGAGCATCTTAGGACCGCTGGAATCCCGGTTCGCCGCGCCCTCTTTTGA
- the thiE gene encoding thiamine phosphate synthase, producing the protein MSRPEFDLSVYLVTDTAQCGGPDEVVETVRHAIAGGVTLVQFRDHDLSDDEFVALGRRVREICVSGGVPLIIDDRVHLVAEIGADGVHVGQSDMPVDQARAILGDDLLIGLSAQTPAHVEAALSQGRDIVDYLGVGALHGTGTKPEAGELGLAEIRDVVNASPWPVCVIGGVSASDAQDVARVGCDGLSVVSAICRSTDPKSSARELAEAWRTAKE; encoded by the coding sequence ATGTCACGGCCTGAATTTGATCTGTCGGTTTACCTCGTCACCGACACCGCCCAGTGTGGCGGACCTGACGAGGTTGTTGAGACCGTGCGCCACGCTATCGCCGGCGGGGTGACTCTGGTCCAATTCCGCGACCACGACTTGTCCGATGACGAGTTCGTCGCTTTGGGGCGACGCGTCAGAGAGATCTGTGTGTCGGGAGGGGTGCCCCTCATCATTGATGACCGCGTACATCTCGTTGCCGAAATTGGGGCCGATGGTGTCCATGTTGGGCAGTCTGACATGCCGGTCGACCAGGCCCGTGCGATTCTGGGCGACGATCTACTCATCGGCTTGTCCGCTCAGACTCCCGCCCATGTGGAGGCCGCCCTGTCCCAGGGGCGTGACATCGTCGACTATCTGGGAGTTGGGGCCCTGCATGGTACTGGAACCAAACCTGAGGCTGGGGAGCTCGGCCTGGCTGAGATTCGTGATGTCGTCAACGCCAGCCCGTGGCCGGTGTGCGTCATCGGTGGGGTGAGCGCATCCGATGCTCAAGACGTAGCCCGGGTGGGATGTGACGGCCTGAGCGTCGTCTCGGCGATTTGCCGGAGTACCGACCCCAAGTCCAGTGCACGGGAACTTGCGGAGGCGTGGCGTACGGCGAAGGAATGA
- a CDS encoding L-lactate dehydrogenase, producing MTVMSTFDATRRASKISVVGAGSVGSSLAYACLIRGSAGLVSLYDIAKDKVEAEVADLAHGTQFTPASVMGGADVHDTADSDVVFITAGARQKPGQTRLDLAGVNANILRSLMPQLVEQSPNALFVLVTNPCDVLTVVAQEATGLPANRVFSTGTMLDTSRLRWLIRQWANVEQRHVHATIVGEHGDSEFPLWSTANISGVPIRDWAVDGNRVFTEDVLADLAHEAAYAAYKIIEGKGATNYAIGLTGARLAEALLRPGRSVLPLSSVMTDMHGISGVALSMPCIVSRDGIEGVVPVAMDTEEIASLKASAERLRDTLSSIA from the coding sequence ATGACCGTCATGAGCACTTTTGACGCCACTCGTCGCGCCTCCAAAATTTCCGTTGTCGGTGCTGGTTCAGTCGGTTCTTCACTGGCCTACGCCTGCCTCATCCGTGGATCGGCCGGCCTGGTATCCCTCTACGACATCGCCAAGGACAAGGTCGAGGCCGAGGTGGCGGATCTCGCCCACGGCACTCAGTTCACCCCTGCTTCGGTCATGGGCGGTGCTGACGTCCACGACACTGCTGACTCTGACGTCGTCTTCATTACTGCTGGGGCCAGACAAAAGCCGGGCCAGACTCGCCTAGACCTCGCCGGCGTCAACGCCAATATTTTGCGTTCCCTCATGCCACAGCTCGTTGAGCAATCCCCGAACGCCCTGTTCGTGCTAGTGACCAACCCGTGTGACGTCCTCACCGTCGTTGCCCAGGAGGCCACCGGATTGCCCGCCAACCGTGTTTTTTCCACCGGTACGATGCTCGACACCTCGCGGCTGCGTTGGCTCATCCGTCAGTGGGCCAACGTCGAGCAGCGTCATGTCCATGCCACCATTGTGGGCGAGCACGGCGACTCGGAGTTTCCGCTGTGGTCGACAGCCAATATCTCCGGTGTACCGATCCGCGACTGGGCAGTTGACGGTAACCGGGTGTTTACCGAGGATGTACTGGCTGACCTAGCCCACGAGGCGGCTTACGCGGCTTACAAGATTATTGAGGGCAAGGGCGCTACGAACTACGCCATTGGCTTGACGGGCGCTCGTCTAGCCGAGGCTTTGCTCCGTCCAGGCCGCTCCGTTCTGCCATTGTCGAGCGTCATGACGGACATGCACGGAATATCGGGGGTGGCCCTATCGATGCCCTGCATTGTCTCCCGTGACGGCATTGAGGGGGTCGTCCCCGTTGCTATGGATACCGAAGAAATCGCTTCTCTCAAGGCTTCAGCGGAACGGCTGCGTGACACTTTGTCATCGATCGCTTGA
- a CDS encoding sugar kinase has product MTYDISTIGEGQIRLTCYKGERLINAQQLRATAACSEANVSGLLSQLGRSTCWASVMPKGDLTDRVVNEFRSVGVDVSHICMKPEGRVALYFMEPGEYPMPARVLYDREHTPFRDVTVEDLDWEALLDTRLVFVTGITAALTENTAAVVRHFVDEAHRRGIAVALDVNYRSLLWGPEHAREVLEPIARMSNIVFCSVRDGKAVFGIESDGEQACRELRELFGVPTVVSTDQINGVYFSDAERGDCTFPVVQVPVIDRPGAGDSFVAGTLHGYLGGDVVQGIHYGQRTSAYALTHYGDLTRVSPSELNIPPNTDILR; this is encoded by the coding sequence ATGACCTACGACATCTCGACCATCGGCGAGGGGCAGATCCGGCTCACCTGCTATAAGGGTGAACGTCTCATTAATGCCCAGCAGTTGCGTGCCACCGCAGCCTGCTCCGAGGCCAATGTGTCCGGCTTGTTGTCTCAACTTGGGCGCAGTACCTGTTGGGCCTCTGTCATGCCGAAGGGCGATCTTACTGATCGGGTCGTCAACGAGTTCCGCAGTGTTGGGGTCGACGTTTCCCACATCTGTATGAAGCCCGAAGGGCGCGTCGCGTTGTATTTCATGGAGCCCGGTGAGTATCCGATGCCTGCCCGCGTGCTCTACGACCGGGAGCACACCCCGTTCCGCGACGTCACCGTCGAGGACCTCGACTGGGAGGCCTTGCTCGATACCCGTCTGGTCTTTGTCACTGGCATCACCGCTGCCTTAACCGAGAATACTGCGGCTGTGGTGCGTCACTTCGTTGACGAGGCTCACCGCCGTGGCATTGCCGTCGCCCTCGACGTCAACTACCGGTCCCTGCTGTGGGGTCCGGAGCACGCTCGTGAGGTGTTGGAACCAATTGCAAGGATGTCGAATATTGTCTTCTGCTCGGTGCGTGATGGCAAGGCCGTCTTCGGCATCGAATCTGATGGGGAGCAGGCATGCCGCGAATTGCGTGAACTGTTTGGGGTCCCGACGGTCGTGTCTACCGATCAAATCAATGGTGTGTACTTCTCGGACGCCGAGCGCGGCGACTGCACGTTCCCCGTGGTTCAGGTGCCCGTCATCGACCGCCCGGGCGCGGGAGACTCCTTTGTCGCGGGAACCCTTCACGGGTATCTCGGAGGTGACGTGGTGCAGGGAATCCATTATGGACAGCGGACCTCCGCCTACGCTCTAACCCATTACGGTGATCTGACTCGTGTGAGCCCTAGCGAACTCAATATTCCCCCGAATACCGACATTCTGCGCTGA
- a CDS encoding NAD-dependent malic enzyme, with translation MSVPFQYAHDDDGGLLRIAARGQEVLTNPLANRGTAFTIEQRKALGLTGLLPSGVMTITDQLKRVYAQYSAQPDDLAKYLYLNHMHDRNEVLYFRLLAEHIEEMLPIVYTPTIGKAIEEYSHWYDRPRGIYLSIDDPEDMEQALAQLGHGPDGVDLIVATDAEGILGIGDQGVGGVAITVGKLAVYTAAAGIHPHRVLPVILDVGTDNMERLNDDGYLGVRHPRVRGERYDEFVQQYVETAHRMFPHALLHWEDFAAGNATRILNKYRDDYCTFNDDIQGTAAVVVAAVLSAVKSSGIPLNDHRIVIHGAGSAGTGIANLLVQLMVSQGADEKTARSHFWGLGSHGLLREGLRLRDFQQPFARSKEEFEGWTLDSPDQYTLGDVVRNVHPTILIGCSAQPGAFTEDIVKTMAAQCERPVIMPLSNPTRKAEALPSDVLTWTDGRALVATGSPFKPVMVNGVTYQIAQANNALVFPGIGLGTIAVRASRVTSGMIAAAAEAVAMHIDNRVVGASLLPSIKSLRPLSASVAIAVAQQAMEEGVATEVTDNPVEKVFSAMWQPRYPRIAVV, from the coding sequence ATGTCAGTTCCCTTTCAGTATGCGCATGATGACGACGGAGGCCTTCTAAGGATTGCGGCCCGTGGCCAGGAGGTGTTGACGAACCCTCTGGCCAATCGGGGCACTGCCTTCACTATCGAGCAGCGAAAGGCGCTTGGTCTCACCGGCCTGTTGCCGTCGGGTGTCATGACAATCACTGATCAGCTCAAGCGGGTCTACGCACAGTATTCGGCGCAGCCTGATGACCTAGCCAAGTACCTGTACCTCAACCACATGCATGACCGCAATGAGGTGCTGTATTTCCGCCTCCTTGCCGAGCATATTGAGGAGATGCTTCCAATCGTTTACACGCCGACCATCGGCAAAGCGATTGAGGAGTACAGCCACTGGTACGACCGTCCGCGCGGCATCTACCTGTCCATCGATGATCCGGAAGACATGGAGCAGGCTCTCGCACAGTTGGGTCATGGCCCTGACGGCGTCGACCTCATCGTGGCCACCGATGCGGAGGGCATCCTGGGCATCGGCGACCAAGGTGTCGGTGGCGTCGCGATCACGGTAGGAAAGCTAGCCGTATACACCGCAGCTGCAGGGATTCACCCTCACCGCGTGCTCCCGGTCATTCTCGACGTCGGTACCGACAATATGGAACGTCTTAACGACGATGGCTACCTTGGGGTACGTCACCCCCGCGTGCGCGGCGAGCGTTACGACGAGTTCGTCCAGCAATATGTCGAGACCGCTCACCGGATGTTCCCCCACGCCCTACTGCACTGGGAGGATTTTGCGGCCGGCAACGCCACCCGGATTCTCAACAAATACCGCGACGACTACTGCACGTTTAATGACGACATCCAGGGCACCGCGGCTGTCGTCGTCGCGGCAGTGCTGAGCGCCGTTAAGTCGTCGGGGATCCCGCTGAATGATCACCGCATTGTCATCCATGGGGCGGGCTCGGCTGGTACCGGAATTGCCAACCTGCTGGTGCAGCTTATGGTGAGCCAGGGCGCTGACGAAAAGACGGCTCGCTCCCATTTCTGGGGGCTTGGATCCCATGGCTTGTTGCGCGAAGGTTTACGTCTGCGCGACTTTCAGCAACCCTTCGCCCGCAGTAAAGAGGAGTTCGAAGGCTGGACCCTCGATAGCCCAGACCAGTACACGCTCGGTGACGTGGTACGAAACGTCCACCCGACGATCCTTATCGGCTGCTCCGCCCAGCCCGGTGCCTTCACCGAGGACATCGTCAAGACGATGGCTGCCCAGTGTGAGCGTCCGGTCATCATGCCACTGTCGAACCCGACCCGTAAGGCTGAAGCCCTGCCGTCCGACGTACTCACGTGGACTGACGGACGTGCTTTGGTCGCGACCGGTTCGCCGTTCAAGCCAGTCATGGTCAATGGTGTGACCTATCAGATCGCGCAGGCGAATAACGCTCTGGTGTTCCCAGGAATTGGTTTGGGAACTATCGCTGTTCGGGCGTCCCGGGTCACTAGCGGCATGATCGCGGCCGCTGCCGAGGCGGTGGCGATGCATATCGATAACCGCGTTGTGGGAGCTTCGCTGTTGCCGTCAATCAAGAGCCTAAGGCCATTGTCGGCATCTGTGGCCATTGCTGTTGCCCAGCAGGCGATGGAGGAGGGCGTGGCAACCGAGGTCACGGACAATCCAGTTGAGAAGGTGTTCTCGGCGATGTGGCAGCCGCGTTACCCGCGCATCGCGGTTGTCTGA
- a CDS encoding MFS transporter has translation MSTSTTPKQSALDLIDSRPLTRNQKNLVALAVVGNISEFFDIFLIGFVVSVLTKPWNLTGTEAGVILACSGLGTVIGAIMWGRLADKIGRRSSFFWCVLLFVVFTVVSVFTPDRGWIMLAILRIGVGIGVGGLNITSIPYVQEFVPAKQRGLLAGLASVFIPLGLFLGSLAQNALGDNWRALIALGAIPVFLLVWIRFVPESPRFLQSHGRDKEAREALAWALDIPADDIGDLPAVEHVQDASYSLVFGKYRKSLLIVSLGSFCFILGSFTIQSWGQTLLKTGFGKSPEQVGTLFMFVSLADLIGRFLSAWLADRIGRRATMLSFGLIGAGGTLIIALSARLGWGWQIFFVGVLIAMAFADGAFGILNAFGAEQFPNEARSTGLGLGYGIGATAKIIGPALMGLMVGGSAVKQNVTLDAVFPAFILFAVLLVIGGMTYMFARETRGTSLDTI, from the coding sequence ATGTCCACCTCAACAACACCCAAACAATCAGCTCTAGACCTCATCGATTCGCGTCCCTTAACGCGCAATCAGAAGAATCTTGTTGCCCTAGCCGTCGTCGGAAATATCTCCGAGTTCTTTGATATCTTCCTCATTGGTTTCGTCGTATCCGTCCTGACTAAGCCATGGAATCTGACTGGCACTGAGGCGGGCGTCATTCTCGCCTGTTCCGGTCTGGGGACGGTCATTGGCGCCATCATGTGGGGACGTCTTGCCGACAAGATCGGACGCCGCTCCTCTTTCTTCTGGTGCGTGCTCCTGTTCGTCGTGTTCACTGTAGTATCAGTGTTCACCCCAGATCGTGGCTGGATTATGCTCGCCATTTTGCGTATTGGCGTGGGGATCGGAGTCGGCGGACTTAATATCACCTCGATTCCCTACGTCCAGGAGTTCGTGCCTGCTAAGCAGCGCGGTCTTCTTGCCGGCCTGGCGTCGGTATTCATCCCCCTCGGTCTGTTCTTGGGGTCGTTAGCACAAAATGCACTGGGCGATAATTGGCGTGCCCTCATCGCTTTGGGCGCCATTCCTGTTTTCCTGCTGGTGTGGATCCGTTTCGTGCCCGAATCACCACGGTTCCTACAGAGTCATGGGCGTGATAAGGAAGCACGCGAGGCCCTAGCCTGGGCACTCGATATACCCGCTGACGACATTGGAGATTTGCCTGCCGTTGAACACGTCCAAGACGCTTCCTACTCACTTGTCTTTGGTAAATACCGCAAGAGTCTTCTCATCGTCAGTCTGGGATCATTCTGCTTCATTCTGGGCTCTTTTACGATTCAGTCGTGGGGCCAGACCCTGCTCAAGACCGGCTTTGGCAAGTCTCCCGAGCAAGTCGGGACCCTGTTCATGTTCGTTTCCCTGGCCGATCTCATCGGGCGCTTCCTATCAGCATGGCTGGCAGACCGCATTGGTCGGAGAGCCACCATGTTGTCGTTTGGCCTCATCGGTGCTGGCGGGACTCTCATCATCGCCCTTTCGGCCCGCCTGGGTTGGGGCTGGCAGATCTTCTTCGTCGGTGTCCTCATTGCGATGGCCTTCGCCGACGGCGCCTTCGGCATCCTCAATGCTTTCGGCGCCGAGCAATTCCCCAACGAAGCTCGCTCGACTGGTCTGGGACTGGGCTACGGCATCGGCGCCACCGCCAAGATCATCGGTCCGGCGCTTATGGGACTCATGGTGGGCGGATCTGCCGTCAAGCAGAATGTCACCCTGGACGCGGTATTTCCGGCATTCATCCTGTTCGCTGTGCTGCTAGTCATTGGCGGTATGACGTACATGTTTGCCCGCGAAACTCGTGGCACCTCGCTCGACACGATCTGA
- a CDS encoding 3-dehydro-L-gulonate-6-phosphate decarboxylase produces the protein MPRLQIALDTYDLPSALAPLATAVDQIDIIECGTILVLAEGMDAVRAIRAAYPDKTILADVRIAEAGAKIARMCFEAGADLVSCVAGASLTTIDQVCKVAGEFGGEVQVELADEWYDAERARRWRTLGVQHVIVKRSRDREAAGDLSWKPEDLGRVDELAGMGFTVTVTGGITPEDLPVFAGHPAGIVIAGRSIVAADDPKAAAKRLRSTLDEVWPQ, from the coding sequence ATGCCACGACTTCAGATCGCTCTTGACACCTATGATCTGCCGTCGGCCCTGGCTCCGTTGGCCACCGCCGTCGACCAGATCGACATCATCGAGTGCGGTACCATCCTCGTCCTTGCTGAGGGAATGGATGCGGTGCGGGCTATCCGGGCTGCCTACCCTGACAAGACAATTCTTGCTGACGTTCGCATTGCCGAAGCCGGGGCCAAGATCGCCCGAATGTGCTTTGAAGCAGGCGCCGACCTCGTCTCCTGTGTCGCCGGAGCATCCCTGACAACCATCGACCAAGTATGCAAAGTGGCCGGGGAGTTCGGCGGTGAAGTGCAAGTCGAGCTCGCCGACGAGTGGTACGACGCCGAGCGTGCCCGCAGATGGCGCACACTCGGCGTCCAACACGTCATCGTCAAGCGTTCCCGTGACCGCGAGGCCGCCGGAGACCTCTCCTGGAAACCAGAAGACCTCGGGCGGGTCGACGAGCTGGCAGGAATGGGATTCACCGTCACCGTCACCGGAGGAATCACCCCCGAAGACCTTCCGGTTTTCGCTGGGCATCCGGCCGGCATCGTAATTGCCGGTCGCTCAATTGTCGCTGCTGATGATCCCAAAGCTGCCGCGAAACGACTGCGCTCCACCTTGGATGAGGTGTGGCCGCAATGA
- the thiM gene encoding hydroxyethylthiazole kinase, translating into MPAKGVVDMTELSNLVAESVERLRRDKPLVQCLTNIVVANFTANVLLSAGAVPAMVDNPEESEGFASIADGVLVNTGTPYRETAEAMIAAARGAASSNTPWVLDPVGVGMPWRTRVALDTLDVAAPAVIRANASEVLALAGTGASARGPEAGDAVEDALASATQLVRRYGCVVAISGPVDHILDADRHVIVSSGHEWMTRVTGVGCSLGALTAAFAGIQNDHLIAAVSATAMLCVAAERAAERSAGPGAFAQALVDELFLVSPDEVGERGGLRDVTA; encoded by the coding sequence ATGCCGGCGAAGGGAGTGGTTGACATGACTGAATTGTCGAATTTGGTGGCGGAATCTGTAGAGCGATTACGCCGAGACAAGCCGCTGGTGCAGTGCCTGACGAACATCGTCGTGGCTAATTTCACCGCTAACGTGTTGCTGTCTGCAGGGGCGGTTCCTGCCATGGTCGACAATCCCGAGGAATCCGAGGGATTCGCCTCCATTGCCGACGGTGTACTCGTCAACACCGGAACTCCCTACCGGGAGACCGCTGAGGCCATGATTGCTGCTGCGCGCGGTGCCGCAAGCAGCAACACACCATGGGTACTTGACCCGGTGGGGGTAGGCATGCCATGGCGCACTCGGGTGGCCCTGGATACCTTGGACGTCGCCGCTCCAGCCGTCATCCGGGCGAACGCCTCTGAGGTGTTGGCATTGGCCGGTACTGGTGCCTCCGCTCGAGGTCCGGAGGCAGGAGATGCTGTTGAGGATGCCTTGGCGTCCGCGACTCAGCTCGTCCGCCGTTACGGCTGCGTAGTGGCCATTAGCGGCCCCGTCGATCACATCCTCGATGCGGACCGGCATGTGATCGTGTCATCGGGGCATGAGTGGATGACGCGGGTTACTGGAGTTGGGTGCTCACTGGGAGCTCTCACGGCAGCCTTTGCGGGAATCCAGAATGACCACCTCATCGCGGCCGTGTCCGCGACCGCCATGTTGTGTGTCGCCGCCGAACGGGCAGCTGAGCGCAGTGCTGGTCCGGGGGCTTTCGCGCAAGCTCTTGTTGACGAATTATTCCTGGTATCACCCGACGAGGTTGGTGAGCGGGGAGGGCTCCGCGATGTCACGGCCTGA
- a CDS encoding DUF4192 domain-containing protein — MTALHSSTADNRDPLTVRTVEEAVTLAPYLLGFQPTESLLMIVADDGAACQGFVARADLDGLESAPAMNAFAARVGPLAGQGRTVVLAFSKDQDRGMVTLASAVEAMKGMNIGDAAWTDGEYWRSIFCDEQGCGENHRFVPDPTIAAEAVYRGLTVLPSRTSLVDKLSGPGRTCDPDTRRLLANSRRRLSRKDDNTVEVRCQALFESGDEINDAVVTELAVAVQRSDVARRLWMSMERADASRWLRIWSRAVEIIPDRMAPAPLSLCGLAGWLSGEGAVAAVCARRCEFMVGTADLPAALTVIVDAFVPPKLWDVMDHDPAVIAHPFLEEQVDEEINLSA, encoded by the coding sequence ATGACAGCACTACATTCCTCCACCGCTGATAACCGTGATCCGCTGACCGTCAGAACCGTCGAAGAAGCGGTGACCTTGGCGCCGTACCTCTTGGGATTTCAGCCTACTGAGAGCCTGCTCATGATTGTCGCCGACGACGGTGCCGCGTGTCAGGGTTTCGTTGCCCGAGCTGATCTCGATGGCCTCGAATCCGCCCCGGCTATGAATGCCTTCGCTGCGCGGGTCGGTCCCTTGGCAGGGCAGGGTCGAACGGTCGTCTTAGCGTTCAGCAAAGATCAAGATCGCGGTATGGTGACTCTGGCATCGGCCGTCGAGGCGATGAAGGGCATGAATATTGGTGACGCCGCGTGGACTGACGGTGAGTATTGGCGCAGTATCTTCTGCGATGAACAGGGTTGTGGCGAAAACCACCGCTTTGTTCCGGATCCGACCATTGCAGCCGAAGCGGTCTATCGCGGGCTAACCGTCCTGCCCAGTCGCACCAGCCTCGTCGATAAACTCTCGGGCCCTGGGCGCACCTGTGATCCAGATACCCGCAGACTCCTGGCCAATTCCCGGCGGCGGCTTTCCCGCAAAGATGACAACACCGTGGAGGTCAGGTGTCAAGCCCTCTTTGAGTCTGGCGATGAGATCAACGATGCGGTTGTGACGGAGCTAGCGGTTGCCGTCCAGCGTTCCGACGTAGCGCGCAGACTGTGGATGTCAATGGAACGGGCCGACGCGTCACGGTGGCTCAGAATATGGAGTCGAGCAGTCGAGATCATTCCTGATCGGATGGCGCCAGCACCGCTGTCTCTGTGCGGACTGGCAGGATGGTTGAGCGGTGAAGGAGCAGTGGCGGCGGTGTGCGCTCGGCGATGCGAATTCATGGTGGGAACAGCCGACCTGCCAGCTGCGCTGACAGTCATCGTTGACGCTTTTGTACCGCCCAAGCTGTGGGACGTGATGGACCATGACCCGGCAGTGATTGCCCACCCATTTTTAGAAGAGCAGGTAGACGAGGAGATCAACTTATCGGCGTAG